Proteins from a genomic interval of Cognatishimia sp. WU-CL00825:
- a CDS encoding glutathione S-transferase N-terminal domain-containing protein yields MPPIDLYYWPTPNGWKISIALEEMGLPYHCHLIDIGKGDQFKTAFLKMSPNNRMPAIVDPKGPDSAPISVFESGAILQYLARKTGKFYGATERERIQVDQWLMWQMGGLGPMAGQTHHFLKYAPHDIAYAKDRYRNETARLYGVLDRQLAKNQYVAGAEFSIADMSIWTWASLWQGQEQTLDDKPHMRRWLNDVWARPAVRAGRALHADLRADRSDSWVVDTLFGD; encoded by the coding sequence ATGCCCCCGATTGATCTTTACTATTGGCCAACACCCAACGGCTGGAAAATCTCGATAGCGCTGGAGGAGATGGGGTTGCCGTATCATTGCCACTTGATTGATATTGGCAAGGGGGATCAATTCAAGACGGCCTTCCTGAAGATGTCTCCTAACAATCGCATGCCTGCAATTGTGGACCCCAAAGGCCCAGATTCAGCGCCTATATCGGTATTTGAGAGCGGCGCTATTCTGCAGTACCTCGCACGGAAAACCGGCAAGTTCTATGGCGCAACCGAGCGCGAGCGCATCCAGGTTGACCAATGGCTGATGTGGCAAATGGGCGGGCTTGGACCAATGGCTGGGCAGACGCATCACTTCTTGAAATACGCACCACATGATATCGCCTACGCCAAGGACCGCTACCGCAACGAAACGGCTCGGCTTTATGGCGTTTTGGACCGGCAGCTCGCAAAAAACCAATATGTCGCTGGTGCGGAATTCTCCATAGCCGACATGTCGATCTGGACCTGGGCCTCGTTGTGGCAGGGACAAGAACAGACTCTGGATGACAAACCGCATATGCGGCGTTGGTTGAACGACGTCTGGGCCCGACCGGCAGTGCGCGCAGGGCGGGCGCTGCACGCAGATTTGCGTGCAGATCGCTCTGACAGCTGGGTGGTTGACACTTTGTTTGGCGATTAA
- the ftsY gene encoding signal recognition particle-docking protein FtsY, with amino-acid sequence MAFFSKLKDRLFKSSSRLEEGLDAIVQDGGEPEPQEASQSETTAQPKPDETVSNLTAPVSPEPSLDAASIKNADPEPATSVASDPEPTAAKPGFLGRLAGKTTPAKPVQKRILDDDMLEQLEELLIASDMGVDTALRVTANIAEGRFGKRLSTAEIKQILGQEIARIMEPVAKPLPLYPQKPQVVLVVGVNGSGKTTTIGKLASQFKEAGKSVVIAAGDTFRAAAVEQLQVWGDRAGVPVLTAPEGSDPASLAFDAMSKAQDMGADLLMIDTAGRLQNRADLMEELSKIVRVIRKKDETAPHNTLLVLDATTGQNALNQVKTFQDLADVSGLVMTKLDGTAKGGVLVALADKFGLPIHAIGVGEKIDDLSPFDPQEFAAALTGQSSS; translated from the coding sequence ATGGCGTTTTTCTCAAAGCTCAAAGACCGGCTGTTTAAATCCTCTTCCCGTCTGGAAGAAGGGCTTGATGCCATTGTGCAAGACGGTGGAGAGCCCGAGCCGCAAGAGGCATCGCAAAGCGAGACAACTGCGCAACCAAAACCAGACGAAACCGTTAGCAATCTAACAGCGCCAGTGTCCCCGGAACCAAGTTTGGATGCAGCTTCGATCAAAAACGCAGATCCAGAGCCGGCCACAAGCGTGGCAAGCGATCCTGAACCCACCGCAGCAAAACCCGGTTTCTTGGGGCGTCTTGCAGGTAAAACAACCCCTGCCAAACCCGTGCAAAAGCGTATCTTGGACGATGATATGCTCGAGCAGCTCGAAGAGTTGCTGATTGCCTCGGATATGGGCGTAGACACAGCATTGCGCGTCACGGCAAATATCGCCGAGGGGCGCTTTGGCAAACGTCTGTCCACTGCGGAAATCAAGCAAATTCTAGGCCAGGAAATCGCGCGCATCATGGAGCCGGTTGCCAAACCTCTGCCGCTCTATCCGCAAAAACCCCAAGTTGTTTTGGTCGTTGGCGTCAACGGGTCTGGCAAAACCACCACGATCGGAAAGCTAGCAAGCCAATTCAAAGAGGCGGGCAAATCGGTTGTGATTGCCGCTGGTGATACTTTTCGCGCCGCTGCTGTCGAACAATTGCAAGTCTGGGGTGACCGCGCGGGTGTGCCAGTTCTCACCGCTCCCGAAGGCTCAGATCCTGCGAGCCTCGCTTTTGATGCGATGAGCAAAGCCCAGGACATGGGCGCAGATCTTTTGATGATCGACACTGCGGGCCGTTTGCAAAATCGTGCGGATTTGATGGAAGAACTATCCAAAATCGTCAGGGTGATCCGTAAGAAAGACGAGACCGCGCCGCACAACACGCTACTAGTTCTGGACGCAACAACGGGTCAAAACGCGCTTAATCAGGTCAAAACATTCCAAGACCTTGCCGATGTGTCTGGCTTGGTGATGACCAAACTTGACGGTACAGCCAAAGGCGGTGTGCTTGTGGCGCTGGCTGATAAGTTTGGCCTGCCCATTCACGCCATCGGTGTTGGGGAAAAAATCGATGACTTGTCGCCCTTTGATCCCCAGGAATTCGCTGCGGCACTGACAGGTCAAAGCAGCAGCTGA
- the metZ gene encoding O-succinylhomoserine sulfhydrylase yields the protein MSDWNKRTKLVHGGIRRSQYNEVSEAIFLTQGFVYENAEQAEARFIESGPDEFIYARYGNPTVSMFEQRIALLEGTEDAFAAASGMAAVNGALTSLVKSGDHVVSAKALFGSCLHILENILANFGVEITFVDGTNLDEWRAAVRPDTKVCFFESMSNPTLEVIDIAGVAEIAHSVGATVVVDNVFSTPVFSKAVEQGADVIVYSATKHIDGQGRALGGVVLGTKDYIRGTLEPYMKHTGGSLSPFNAWVMLKGLETIDLRVRAQAETAQKIAEAVEGNEALLRAIYPGLKNHAQNALVQTQLGGKGGTVLSLDIKGGKDAAFKFLNALTIPVISNNLGDAKTIVTHPATTTHQRLSDEQKVDLGINPGLIRFSVGLEDDRDLIADVLQALEASQA from the coding sequence ATGAGCGACTGGAACAAACGTACAAAGCTTGTGCACGGCGGCATTCGTCGCAGTCAGTATAACGAAGTCAGCGAAGCGATCTTTCTGACGCAGGGCTTTGTGTATGAAAACGCGGAACAGGCAGAGGCGCGGTTTATCGAATCCGGCCCTGACGAATTCATCTATGCGCGCTACGGCAATCCAACTGTATCGATGTTTGAACAGCGTATCGCCCTGCTTGAAGGCACAGAAGATGCTTTTGCAGCAGCTTCCGGTATGGCGGCGGTAAATGGTGCGTTGACCTCTTTGGTGAAGTCTGGCGATCATGTGGTGTCTGCCAAGGCATTGTTTGGATCCTGCCTGCATATCTTGGAAAATATTCTCGCAAATTTTGGCGTTGAAATCACCTTTGTGGACGGCACAAATCTGGACGAATGGCGCGCGGCCGTGCGGCCTGACACCAAGGTCTGCTTCTTTGAATCCATGTCCAACCCGACACTTGAAGTCATTGACATCGCTGGAGTTGCTGAAATCGCGCATTCGGTTGGCGCGACCGTTGTGGTCGATAATGTTTTTTCCACACCAGTGTTTTCTAAGGCTGTGGAACAAGGCGCCGATGTCATTGTCTATTCTGCCACCAAACATATCGACGGGCAGGGGCGTGCTCTGGGCGGTGTGGTTCTTGGTACCAAGGATTACATCCGTGGCACGCTTGAACCCTATATGAAACACACCGGCGGTTCTCTGTCGCCATTTAACGCTTGGGTGATGCTTAAAGGCCTTGAAACCATCGACTTGCGGGTGCGCGCGCAAGCTGAAACGGCTCAAAAAATTGCCGAGGCCGTCGAAGGCAACGAAGCGCTGTTGCGTGCAATTTATCCCGGTCTGAAAAACCATGCCCAAAACGCCTTGGTTCAGACCCAACTGGGCGGCAAGGGCGGCACGGTTCTGTCTTTGGACATCAAAGGCGGCAAGGATGCGGCGTTTAAGTTCTTGAACGCGCTGACAATCCCGGTGATTTCCAACAATTTGGGGGACGCAAAAACCATCGTGACACATCCAGCGACCACAACCCATCAACGACTAAGTGACGAACAAAAAGTCGATCTGGGCATCAACCCGGGTTTGATCCGCTTTTCGGTTGGCTTAGAAGATGACCGCGATCTGATTGCCGATGTTCTACAGGCGCTAGAAGCCTCTCAGGCCTAA
- a CDS encoding alkane 1-monooxygenase: MLWFNLATVVPVILLALSGFLGGPVSLVALVYMTIFVFTMDKLIHGAAARKNADGEFPAGESLSIFLGFTHLALVFIAVLALSGMTGLNWWERIVCFVLFGQFFGQVSNANAHELIHKNSRWMRRLGVAIYTTLLFGHHASAHTKVHHIFVASWNDPNTARLGESVYRFWPRAWVGSFLRGLKAENNARAKAQTPRAWWTHPYWGYLLGSGITVILSFIVAGWAGFAALLAVCLYATLQHLASDYIQHYGLQRRRLANGKLEPVGPKHSWNAPHTFSSAMMMNVPRHSDHHMNPNRNFTALRLDDDIMPVLPKSLPAMGLVALVPPLWRHMMDPRAKEVTGISEVVSD, translated from the coding sequence ATGTTGTGGTTCAATCTAGCAACAGTTGTCCCGGTCATCCTGCTGGCGCTGTCCGGCTTTTTGGGTGGCCCGGTGAGTTTGGTCGCGTTGGTCTACATGACAATTTTCGTCTTTACGATGGATAAACTGATCCACGGGGCCGCTGCGCGCAAAAACGCAGACGGCGAGTTTCCGGCAGGCGAATCTTTGTCGATCTTTCTGGGGTTTACCCATTTGGCACTGGTGTTCATTGCTGTATTAGCCTTGTCAGGCATGACCGGATTGAATTGGTGGGAACGCATTGTGTGCTTCGTGCTGTTTGGCCAGTTTTTTGGCCAAGTGTCCAACGCCAATGCGCACGAGCTTATTCATAAGAACTCGCGTTGGATGCGCCGCTTGGGCGTGGCGATCTATACCACTTTGTTGTTTGGACACCATGCTTCGGCACATACCAAGGTGCATCATATCTTTGTGGCCAGTTGGAACGACCCCAATACGGCGCGTCTTGGCGAAAGCGTTTATCGGTTTTGGCCTCGCGCCTGGGTCGGTTCGTTTCTGCGTGGCTTAAAAGCTGAAAACAATGCGCGCGCCAAAGCGCAGACACCGCGGGCTTGGTGGACCCATCCCTATTGGGGCTATTTGCTTGGCTCTGGTATCACTGTGATCTTATCGTTTATCGTGGCTGGGTGGGCAGGCTTTGCGGCGTTGTTGGCAGTCTGCCTTTATGCCACGCTGCAGCATCTTGCGAGTGATTATATCCAGCACTATGGCCTGCAGCGTCGACGTCTGGCGAATGGTAAACTGGAACCTGTTGGCCCCAAACATTCTTGGAACGCACCACACACATTTTCCTCTGCAATGATGATGAATGTGCCGCGTCATTCGGACCATCACATGAACCCAAACCGGAACTTCACCGCGTTGCGTTTAGATGATGACATCATGCCTGTGTTGCCCAAATCTTTGCCGGCCATGGGACTTGTGGCGCTTGTTCCGCCATTGTGGCGGCATATGATGGACCCACGCGCCAAAGAGGTTACAGGCATTTCCGAAGTGGTGAGTGACTGA
- a CDS encoding lysozyme inhibitor LprI family protein, producing the protein MHRILCLVALCATPVFAQDIDCENAMTQQAMNQCAHLEWQAADQDLNLAYGIAMAQAKSQDAYISQTDIPAATLLRNAQRAWIDFRDKACALEGTIARGGSMQPLLYWSCFARETRQRTESLRLFGEVN; encoded by the coding sequence ATGCATCGCATTCTTTGTCTTGTGGCCCTTTGCGCTACCCCGGTGTTTGCACAGGATATTGATTGCGAAAACGCGATGACGCAACAAGCAATGAATCAATGTGCCCATTTGGAATGGCAGGCTGCTGACCAAGATCTGAATCTGGCCTATGGCATAGCTATGGCCCAGGCAAAGTCTCAGGACGCCTACATCAGTCAAACCGATATTCCCGCCGCAACGCTGCTGAGGAACGCTCAACGCGCATGGATCGATTTCCGTGACAAAGCCTGTGCGCTTGAAGGCACCATCGCGAGAGGCGGGTCGATGCAACCCTTGCTGTATTGGTCCTGTTTTGCCCGGGAAACTCGGCAACGCACCGAAAGCTTGCGCTTGTTTGG
- a CDS encoding NAD(P)H-dependent oxidoreductase subunit E, which produces MALDERKGVWKSGKGKGRHTPKGRQLDDQAHSEVLALLADQPRRRDLLIEFLHLIQDEFGHISAAHIRALAEEMRIGQAEVFEVASFYAHFDVVKEAETPPPALTIRVCDSLSCELAGAEQLKNALQDGMDPTQVRVLRAPCMGRCDTAPVLEIGHNHIDNATVDKVQDAISSADTHARIPAYEPFADYVAKGGYACLSDLRENGDWEDVQAKLKEAGLRGLGGAGFPSGTKWGFVRANSGPRYLAVNGDEGEPGTFKDRYYLERTPHLFFEGMLIAAWAVEAEKAFIYMRDEYPAVLEILRREIKALEDAGIVEPGYIDLRRGAGAYICGEESAMIESIEGKRGEPRHRPPFVAQVGIFGQPTLVHNVETLHWVAKINRDGPECLNSIEKNGRTGLRSYSVSGRVKNPGVHLLPAGSTITDIIAACGGMLDGHTFKAFQPGGPSSGLLPASMHDIPLDFDTLQPHGTFIGSAAVVVLSDKDSAKQAALNMLRFFEDESCGQCTPCRVGCEKAVKLMSKDKWDTALLEELSVAMIDTSICGLGQAAPNPIRLTIKHFPDEI; this is translated from the coding sequence ATGGCACTCGACGAACGCAAAGGCGTCTGGAAATCTGGCAAAGGCAAAGGGCGTCATACGCCCAAGGGACGTCAGCTTGATGACCAAGCACATTCCGAGGTCTTAGCTCTGCTGGCGGACCAACCCCGTCGCCGCGATCTGCTGATCGAGTTTTTGCACCTGATACAAGACGAATTCGGACATATTTCCGCAGCGCACATCCGTGCTTTGGCCGAGGAAATGCGCATCGGGCAAGCCGAAGTATTTGAAGTTGCAAGCTTTTATGCTCATTTTGACGTTGTTAAAGAAGCAGAGACCCCACCACCCGCCTTAACGATCCGCGTTTGCGACTCCTTGTCATGCGAATTGGCCGGTGCAGAGCAGCTAAAAAATGCGCTTCAAGACGGGATGGATCCAACCCAAGTGCGCGTGCTGCGCGCGCCCTGCATGGGGCGCTGTGATACTGCGCCTGTTCTTGAAATTGGCCACAATCATATCGATAACGCAACCGTCGACAAAGTGCAGGACGCAATCTCGAGCGCCGACACCCATGCGCGAATCCCAGCTTACGAACCTTTTGCAGATTATGTGGCAAAGGGCGGCTATGCTTGCCTGAGCGATCTACGTGAAAACGGCGATTGGGAGGATGTACAGGCAAAGTTGAAAGAGGCTGGTCTGCGCGGTCTTGGCGGCGCGGGGTTCCCTTCCGGTACAAAGTGGGGATTTGTGCGCGCCAATTCCGGGCCACGGTATCTGGCAGTGAATGGTGACGAAGGCGAGCCCGGCACATTCAAAGATCGTTATTATCTAGAGCGCACGCCACATCTCTTCTTCGAAGGCATGTTGATCGCCGCTTGGGCCGTCGAAGCAGAAAAAGCTTTCATCTATATGCGCGACGAATACCCAGCCGTGCTCGAAATCCTGCGCCGTGAAATCAAGGCATTAGAAGATGCAGGTATCGTCGAACCCGGATATATCGACCTACGCCGTGGGGCAGGTGCCTATATCTGTGGCGAAGAATCCGCCATGATTGAATCAATCGAAGGCAAGCGCGGCGAACCGCGGCATCGTCCGCCATTTGTGGCGCAAGTTGGCATTTTTGGTCAGCCAACATTGGTGCATAACGTTGAAACTCTGCATTGGGTCGCAAAAATCAACCGTGATGGGCCAGAGTGTCTAAACAGCATTGAAAAAAATGGCCGCACTGGCCTGCGCAGCTACTCGGTCTCGGGCCGTGTGAAGAATCCAGGCGTCCATCTATTGCCGGCAGGATCGACCATTACCGATATCATTGCGGCTTGCGGTGGCATGTTAGATGGCCATACCTTCAAGGCTTTCCAACCCGGCGGTCCGTCTTCGGGGCTGCTTCCGGCCAGCATGCATGACATTCCATTGGATTTTGACACGCTGCAGCCGCATGGCACATTCATCGGGTCCGCAGCAGTTGTTGTCCTGTCCGACAAAGACAGCGCCAAACAGGCGGCCTTGAATATGCTGCGCTTCTTTGAAGATGAAAGTTGCGGGCAATGCACACCGTGTCGTGTGGGCTGTGAAAAAGCGGTCAAGTTGATGTCCAAGGATAAATGGGACACCGCACTGCTCGAAGAGCTTTCTGTCGCAATGATCGATACATCGATTTGCGGCTTGGGGCAGGCTGCTCCGAACCCAATCCGGCTGACAATCAAGCATTTCCCGGATGAAATATAG
- a CDS encoding EamA family transporter, with amino-acid sequence MSDWLISLEGTEAGHQLALILAVSAAFLHAVFGALQKGRHDPWLTRGAIDFSYALMAAPFALFVVPWPEPYMWPIFFGAFVIHVAYKVLQAFAYTKGSYTVVYPVVRGTGPLFAVIGAYLIFDETFSLVQWLGVGVLLAGIFGLAVYNLIFLQAERATLPAALMLALLTGVFVALYTTYDAYGIRATADPFTFLAWFFLIDGLVMPPIAVLKYRKMAYPPALPPLMLRGFIGGLVAFASFGSIMLATRLDKVGEAAVLRETSTVFAALIGWLVLKETVGPRRIALMALIAVGAVIVELGG; translated from the coding sequence ATGAGCGATTGGTTGATCTCACTGGAAGGCACTGAAGCCGGCCATCAATTGGCGCTTATCCTTGCGGTGTCCGCGGCCTTTTTACACGCGGTTTTTGGCGCATTGCAAAAGGGGCGGCACGATCCCTGGCTGACGCGCGGGGCGATTGATTTCAGCTATGCTCTTATGGCTGCACCCTTTGCACTTTTTGTGGTGCCTTGGCCGGAACCCTATATGTGGCCAATATTTTTTGGCGCATTTGTCATTCATGTTGCCTACAAGGTGTTGCAGGCCTTTGCCTATACAAAAGGTTCATATACTGTTGTCTACCCAGTGGTGCGCGGCACCGGCCCGTTGTTTGCCGTCATCGGGGCCTATCTGATTTTTGACGAAACCTTCAGCCTCGTGCAGTGGTTGGGTGTAGGCGTTTTGCTGGCAGGTATCTTTGGGCTGGCAGTTTATAATTTAATATTTCTTCAAGCCGAGCGCGCGACATTGCCTGCCGCGCTGATGCTGGCGCTTTTGACTGGTGTATTTGTGGCGCTTTACACAACCTATGACGCCTATGGCATTCGCGCCACGGCGGACCCCTTTACCTTTCTAGCATGGTTCTTTCTGATCGACGGCTTGGTGATGCCGCCAATTGCCGTGCTGAAATACCGGAAAATGGCCTATCCTCCGGCGTTGCCACCGTTGATGTTGCGTGGATTTATTGGCGGGCTTGTGGCTTTTGCAAGTTTTGGGTCGATCATGCTGGCCACGCGGCTGGACAAAGTGGGCGAAGCGGCAGTCCTGCGCGAGACCTCGACGGTCTTTGCGGCTCTTATTGGTTGGTTGGTGCTAAAAGAAACGGTTGGGCCAAGGCGTATCGCATTGATGGCTTTGATCGCGGTTGGTGCCGTGATAGTTGAACTCGGCGGTTAA
- the xseA gene encoding exodeoxyribonuclease VII large subunit produces the protein MSDLFDDPREGENAPEFSVTELSGAIKRVIEGNFGHVRIRAEIGRVSYPRSGHIYLDLKDEKSVIATVIWKGVASKLPMRPEEGMEVVATGRITTFGGQSKYQLVIEDMKPAGVGALMAMLEKRKLQLAGEGLFDASHKQPLPYLPEVIGVVTSPSGAVIRDILHRLRDRFPRKVLIWPVAVQGDKCAPEVTRGIQGFNALSKGGALPRPDLIIVARGGGSLEDLWGFNEESVVRAAAASEIPLISAVGHETDTTLIDFASDKRAPTPTAAAELAVPVRLELLSWVDEQTARMTRALTSGVAQRGQRLRDLSRALPRADTLLEGPNQRLDRASEKLPVALRAMVDKRRLILTETAASLRPANLQRAVAAKRESLGRRADRLSIRPIQRDIDQKQKNLHALVQRFEGAAKTQTKAWADRLDALERLRKTLGYEATLERGYAVVWDGDEIVKSTKAAAKAKAIEIQFADGRFALEQGAQVAVKKKTKKPKKPDQGSLF, from the coding sequence ATGTCAGATTTGTTTGACGACCCTAGAGAGGGCGAAAATGCCCCGGAATTTTCTGTCACAGAGCTTTCTGGTGCAATAAAACGGGTGATCGAAGGCAATTTTGGCCATGTGCGAATCCGTGCCGAGATTGGGCGCGTGTCTTATCCGCGATCCGGTCACATCTATCTTGACCTCAAAGATGAAAAATCTGTCATTGCCACTGTGATCTGGAAAGGGGTGGCTTCCAAGTTGCCCATGCGCCCCGAAGAGGGCATGGAAGTCGTGGCCACAGGGCGGATCACGACGTTTGGCGGGCAATCCAAATACCAACTGGTCATCGAAGACATGAAACCAGCGGGCGTCGGCGCTTTGATGGCAATGTTGGAAAAACGCAAATTGCAATTGGCTGGCGAAGGCTTGTTTGATGCGTCACACAAACAACCGTTGCCCTATTTGCCCGAAGTAATCGGCGTTGTAACCTCGCCTTCTGGCGCGGTTATTCGCGATATTCTGCATCGTCTACGCGATCGGTTCCCGCGCAAAGTGCTGATTTGGCCCGTGGCAGTGCAGGGCGATAAATGCGCCCCGGAAGTCACCCGTGGCATTCAGGGTTTTAATGCCCTGTCAAAAGGCGGGGCCTTGCCGCGTCCGGATCTGATAATTGTGGCGCGGGGGGGCGGCAGCCTCGAAGACCTTTGGGGGTTTAACGAAGAAAGCGTTGTTCGGGCTGCGGCTGCTTCTGAAATTCCGCTGATCTCTGCGGTTGGGCACGAAACAGACACCACACTGATAGATTTTGCGTCTGACAAACGTGCGCCGACACCGACCGCAGCAGCCGAACTTGCGGTGCCTGTGCGTCTTGAATTGCTAAGTTGGGTGGATGAACAAACCGCCCGTATGACGCGGGCGCTGACGTCAGGCGTCGCGCAGCGCGGTCAGCGTTTGCGCGACCTGTCACGGGCATTGCCGCGCGCTGACACTTTGCTGGAAGGACCAAACCAAAGACTGGATCGAGCCAGTGAAAAACTGCCAGTAGCTCTGCGCGCCATGGTGGACAAACGACGTTTGATATTAACTGAAACGGCAGCATCCTTGCGCCCTGCCAACTTACAACGAGCCGTTGCTGCAAAGCGCGAATCTTTGGGCCGGCGCGCTGACCGTTTGTCGATCCGTCCGATCCAGCGCGACATTGATCAAAAACAGAAAAACCTGCACGCTTTGGTGCAGCGCTTTGAGGGGGCTGCTAAAACCCAAACCAAGGCTTGGGCGGATCGGCTCGACGCTCTAGAGCGGTTGCGTAAAACACTGGGCTATGAGGCAACTTTAGAGCGCGGCTATGCGGTCGTTTGGGACGGTGACGAGATTGTGAAATCTACAAAGGCCGCAGCCAAGGCCAAGGCGATTGAAATTCAATTTGCAGATGGGCGCTTTGCCCTAGAACAAGGCGCGCAAGTTGCTGTCAAGAAAAAGACAAAGAAACCGAAGAAACCAGATCAAGGCAGCCTGTTCTAA
- a CDS encoding inner membrane-spanning protein YciB codes for MAGKKINPMLKSALELGPIILFFVGYIKLRAQNFVIGGTEYEGFIVVTAAFIPLLALSTLILWRLTGHISKMQIATLVLVTVFGGLSVWLNDDRFFKMKPTMIYLLFGGALGLGLLRGKSYLKYVMEEVLPLQDEGWMLLTKRVTTFFIGLAILNEIVWRTQSTDTWVYFKTFGLSAAVFVFFMTQSGIFTKYALDKEQG; via the coding sequence ATGGCCGGCAAGAAAATCAACCCAATGCTCAAATCAGCGCTCGAACTTGGGCCAATTATCCTGTTCTTTGTCGGCTATATCAAATTGCGCGCGCAAAACTTTGTCATTGGTGGAACAGAATATGAAGGCTTTATCGTCGTCACCGCTGCTTTCATTCCACTGCTAGCCCTCTCAACACTGATTTTGTGGCGTCTTACGGGGCATATTTCAAAAATGCAGATCGCCACCCTGGTTCTGGTGACAGTGTTTGGCGGGCTTTCAGTGTGGCTGAACGATGATCGGTTTTTCAAGATGAAACCAACCATGATCTATCTGTTATTTGGGGGCGCTTTGGGCCTGGGTCTTTTGCGCGGCAAAAGCTATTTGAAATATGTAATGGAAGAAGTCCTTCCGTTGCAGGACGAAGGATGGATGTTGCTAACCAAGCGCGTCACGACGTTCTTTATTGGTCTGGCGATCCTCAACGAGATCGTCTGGCGCACCCAATCCACCGACACTTGGGTTTATTTCAAAACATTTGGTCTCAGCGCTGCGGTCTTTGTATTCTTCATGACGCAAAGTGGGATTTTTACCAAATACGCCCTCGACAAAGAGCAAGGCTGA
- the folE2 gene encoding GTP cyclohydrolase FolE2, producing MNIQSPKGGSPVSRTEAKSALEQLRVWAKTATPTEIAELDPAIARLLPGREVMNYPELSRTYTDDFTVTDAYKASLPDLQNGPTSLIKGAKKQIQHVGISNFRLPISYRTREGGDVTLETSVTGTVSLEEDKKGINMSRIMRSFYKHAEKTFSFEVLEHALADYKADLESFDARIQMRFRYPMKIESLRSGLEGYQYYDLAMEKVEVDGKALKIMHLDYVYSSTCPCSLELSEHARQSRGQLATPHSQRSVARISVVTTPIQRLWFEDLIEMARCAVPTETQVMVKREDEQAFAELNAANPIFVEDAARLFCHELQQDDRIGDFRVIASHQESLHSHDAVSILTEGDTFVGNSIDPKLFTTLFHVG from the coding sequence ATGAACATTCAGTCACCCAAAGGTGGATCGCCGGTCAGCCGGACCGAGGCCAAAAGCGCCTTAGAGCAATTGCGTGTTTGGGCCAAAACGGCCACGCCTACTGAAATCGCAGAGCTTGATCCCGCTATCGCGCGCCTGTTGCCGGGGCGCGAGGTTATGAATTACCCTGAACTGTCGCGCACCTACACGGATGATTTTACCGTTACCGATGCCTACAAGGCCAGCTTACCTGACCTGCAGAACGGCCCCACAAGCCTGATTAAAGGGGCCAAAAAACAAATCCAACACGTTGGCATTTCAAATTTCCGGCTGCCCATAAGTTACCGCACGCGCGAAGGTGGCGATGTTACGTTGGAAACCTCGGTGACCGGCACAGTCAGTCTAGAAGAGGACAAAAAGGGCATCAACATGTCCCGGATCATGCGGTCTTTTTACAAACATGCTGAAAAGACCTTCAGTTTCGAGGTGCTGGAACATGCGCTGGCTGATTACAAAGCTGATCTGGAAAGCTTTGATGCCCGTATTCAGATGCGCTTTCGCTATCCCATGAAAATTGAATCTTTACGCTCGGGTCTAGAAGGCTACCAGTATTATGATCTGGCCATGGAAAAGGTCGAAGTCGACGGCAAGGCGCTGAAAATCATGCATCTTGATTACGTCTATTCCTCGACCTGTCCGTGTTCATTGGAATTGTCCGAACACGCGCGTCAATCACGTGGCCAGCTTGCGACACCGCATTCTCAGCGGTCAGTGGCGCGCATTTCAGTAGTAACAACCCCCATTCAACGGCTGTGGTTTGAAGATCTGATCGAAATGGCCCGCTGCGCGGTGCCAACCGAAACCCAAGTCATGGTGAAACGCGAAGACGAACAGGCATTCGCAGAGCTTAACGCGGCCAACCCAATTTTTGTCGAGGATGCTGCGCGGCTCTTTTGCCACGAGTTGCAACAAGATGATCGCATTGGCGATTTTCGGGTGATTGCCAGCCATCAAGAAAGCCTGCACAGCCATGATGCGGTGTCGATCCTCACAGAGGGCGACACTTTTGTTGGCAATTCGATTGATCCAAAATTATTCACCACGCTGTTCCACGTCGGCTAA